Proteins from a genomic interval of Halarsenatibacter silvermanii:
- the codY gene encoding GTP-sensing pleiotropic transcriptional regulator CodY: MTDLLDKSRKINRLLQQTGGKPVDFDEMAKALKSAIRCNVYVVSRKGKILGHSLLDDFECDIMEEEVIDSGYFPEDYNSFMLNTYETRDNIDQKDNDCVFKEGEDCLFEDKLTTIVPVVGGGERLGTLVLARYDDEFVNEDLVLGEYGAAVVGMEILRSRSEKVEEEARKKAAVQIAIDTLSYSELEAIEHIFEELEGEEGLLVASKVADRVGITRSVIVNALRKFESAGVIESRSLGMKGTYIKILNEYLLDELDKMMI; the protein is encoded by the coding sequence ATGACTGACCTGTTAGATAAGAGCCGAAAAATCAATCGACTGCTGCAGCAGACAGGAGGAAAGCCGGTTGACTTCGATGAGATGGCCAAAGCTTTAAAAAGCGCCATAAGATGCAATGTGTATGTGGTAAGCCGAAAGGGCAAGATTTTGGGTCACAGTCTGCTCGATGATTTCGAATGCGACATTATGGAAGAAGAGGTAATCGATTCCGGTTATTTCCCCGAGGATTACAACAGTTTCATGCTGAATACCTATGAAACCAGAGACAACATCGATCAAAAAGACAATGACTGCGTCTTCAAAGAAGGTGAAGACTGTCTTTTCGAGGATAAATTAACCACTATAGTTCCCGTTGTCGGCGGCGGCGAAAGGCTGGGCACTCTTGTTTTAGCCCGTTATGATGATGAATTCGTCAATGAAGACCTGGTGCTGGGTGAATACGGGGCAGCCGTGGTGGGCATGGAGATACTCCGTTCCCGCAGCGAAAAAGTCGAAGAGGAAGCCAGAAAGAAAGCTGCTGTGCAGATAGCCATAGATACCCTTTCTTATTCTGAGCTTGAAGCTATCGAACACATATTCGAAGAGCTGGAAGGTGAAGAGGGTCTGCTGGTGGCCAGCAAAGTTGCCGATCGCGTGGGCATCACCCGCTCGGTCATAGTCAATGCTCTGCGCAAGTTCGAAAGCGCCGGTGTGATCGAATCGCGCTCTCTGGGTATGAAGGGAACCTATATCAAGATTCTCAACGAGTATCTGCTGGATGAGCTCGACAAGATGATGATATAA
- the ytvI gene encoding sporulation integral membrane protein YtvI, whose protein sequence is MDRTIRQMLITVLILLAGLFVIRFLFMLFAPFIIALILAKLIDPAVTGLEAKIPGGRTAATLLVLAVLVGVLVLLLVLGVSRLYVEVNQIIVTLPEYETLVEQLQFEGDWRELLESFEISDTILDAIEDNIQIIFSTVRSGVLEIANYTLNAISRLPMVLVILFLSIVATFYLSKDKDRIDRMVYKLFPDEWEERVTRFKQELSESALGYIKAQLILISISGTITGIGLFIMDSEYALSLAVMAAVLDLIPIIGPALIFYPWAVFSVLTGSIGTAVGLIAIHLTLTGVRSAAEGQIIGGNIGIHPLATLMSLFAGFRLLGVIGLLAGPVLLVLVKTSARAGLIPFWEAEEY, encoded by the coding sequence ATGGATAGAACGATTCGTCAGATGCTCATAACTGTACTCATACTGCTGGCCGGACTGTTCGTAATCCGTTTTCTTTTTATGCTTTTTGCCCCCTTTATTATCGCTCTGATTCTGGCCAAACTTATCGATCCCGCCGTCACCGGCCTGGAGGCGAAAATTCCCGGAGGCAGAACGGCGGCCACACTGCTGGTGCTGGCCGTTTTGGTGGGAGTGCTGGTGCTTCTTTTGGTGTTAGGAGTTTCGCGGCTTTATGTCGAGGTCAATCAGATAATAGTCACTCTGCCCGAATATGAGACACTGGTTGAACAGCTGCAGTTTGAGGGCGACTGGAGGGAGCTGCTGGAAAGTTTTGAGATCTCCGATACCATCCTAGATGCTATAGAGGATAATATACAGATAATTTTCTCCACCGTTCGTTCTGGAGTGCTGGAGATTGCCAATTATACTCTGAATGCTATCAGCAGACTGCCGATGGTGCTTGTAATTCTGTTTTTGAGCATAGTGGCAACCTTTTATCTCAGCAAGGATAAAGATAGAATCGACCGCATGGTTTATAAGCTGTTTCCCGATGAATGGGAGGAGAGAGTGACGAGATTTAAACAGGAACTCTCGGAGTCAGCTCTCGGTTATATCAAGGCTCAGCTGATCCTGATATCTATTTCGGGAACTATTACCGGCATAGGCTTATTTATCATGGACAGCGAGTATGCCCTGTCGCTGGCGGTTATGGCTGCTGTGCTCGATCTGATCCCTATTATAGGTCCGGCACTAATCTTCTACCCCTGGGCTGTTTTCAGTGTTTTAACCGGGAGTATCGGCACCGCCGTCGGGTTGATAGCCATTCATCTGACACTGACCGGAGTGCGTTCAGCCGCTGAAGGACAGATTATCGGAGGGAATATCGGGATTCACCCGCTGGCCACTCTGATGTCGCTTTTTGCCGGTTTTAGACTGCTGGGGGTTATAGGTTTATTGGCCGGTCCGGTACTGCTGGTACTGGTAAAAACTTCAGCCCGTGCCGGCTTAATTCCTTTCTGGGAGGCAGAAGAATATTGA
- the rpsB gene encoding 30S ribosomal protein S2, with protein MSVVNMKELLESGVHFGHQTRRWNPKMESYLFTERNGIYIIDLQQTVSLMDEAYEFVRKEASKGKTILFVGTKRQAQETVRTEAERCGMPYVNQRWLGGMLTNYETIKKRIDRLEEIEQMEEDGLFEVLPNKEVIELEREHEKLERNLGGIRHMDGLPDVVFITDCRKESIAVDEANKLNIPLVAIVDSNSDPDLVDYVIPGNDDAIRAVKLLTSRIADAVLAGKQGRNSDEPQPESAREEQAEDREESDEAEKEKAEAE; from the coding sequence ATGTCAGTAGTCAACATGAAAGAGCTGCTTGAATCGGGTGTTCACTTCGGCCATCAGACCCGACGCTGGAATCCCAAGATGGAATCCTATCTGTTCACCGAACGGAACGGGATATACATCATCGATCTCCAGCAGACGGTATCCCTGATGGATGAGGCTTATGAGTTCGTCAGAAAAGAGGCCAGTAAGGGTAAAACCATACTCTTTGTGGGCACCAAGCGGCAGGCTCAGGAAACTGTCAGAACCGAAGCTGAAAGGTGCGGCATGCCCTATGTGAATCAGCGCTGGCTGGGAGGTATGCTCACCAATTACGAGACCATCAAGAAAAGAATCGACCGTTTAGAAGAGATCGAACAGATGGAAGAGGACGGTCTTTTTGAGGTGCTTCCCAACAAAGAGGTTATAGAGCTCGAGCGCGAGCACGAAAAACTTGAGCGCAATCTGGGTGGCATCCGTCATATGGATGGTCTTCCCGATGTAGTCTTTATAACTGATTGCCGCAAGGAATCGATAGCAGTTGATGAGGCCAATAAGCTCAACATTCCCTTAGTGGCCATAGTCGACAGCAATTCCGATCCCGATCTGGTCGATTATGTCATTCCCGGCAATGATGACGCTATCAGAGCCGTCAAACTTTTGACCAGTCGGATTGCCGATGCAGTTTTGGCCGGTAAACAGGGGCGCAATTCAGATGAGCCCCAGCCGGAATCAGCCCGGGAAGAGCAGGCTGAGGACCGGGAAGAGAGCGATGAAGCTGAAAAAGAGAAGGCCGAAGCAGAATAA
- the hslU gene encoding ATP-dependent protease ATPase subunit HslU, with product MEELTPRQIVEELDKYIIGQDDAKRSVAIALRNRYRRQQIDSELKDEIIPKNILMIGPTGVGKTEIARRLANLAGSPFLKVEVSKFTEVGYMGRDVESMVRDLVETSIRMVEEERRKKVRDKARELAEERILDKLLPGSEAGEKKDNLESLYFEDSDDEDSPIKKKEVDERKKRRRDRFRRHLRSGYFDDQMIEIEVKEDGKQMFEIFSGAGMEEMGINMEDMFGSMLPSRSKNRRVTVEKALKILTEQEASKLIDTEEVSTEAINRVEQEGILFLDEIDKIAGRESDSGPEVSREGVQRDILPIVEGSTVNTKHGSVATDHILFMAAGAFHVADPSDLIPELQGRFPLRVELDSLTEEDFVEILEQPQNALTKQYRELLAVEDQELIFEKSAIEQIASYAAEINDQTENIGARRLHTIMEKVVEEISFQAPEMEAGKIEIDDEYVRESLESIVEDRDLSRYIL from the coding sequence ATGGAGGAATTGACACCTCGGCAGATTGTCGAGGAGCTCGATAAATATATTATCGGACAGGATGATGCCAAAAGATCTGTAGCGATAGCGCTGCGCAACAGATATCGCAGACAGCAGATAGATTCAGAGCTCAAAGATGAGATCATTCCTAAAAATATTCTTATGATAGGTCCAACCGGCGTCGGCAAAACCGAGATAGCTCGCCGACTGGCCAACCTGGCCGGTTCACCCTTTTTAAAGGTGGAGGTCAGCAAATTTACCGAGGTCGGTTATATGGGCAGAGATGTGGAATCGATGGTAAGAGATCTGGTCGAGACTTCTATAAGAATGGTGGAGGAAGAAAGAAGAAAAAAGGTGAGAGATAAGGCCAGAGAGCTGGCCGAAGAAAGAATTCTCGACAAACTGCTGCCCGGCTCAGAGGCCGGCGAAAAAAAGGACAATCTCGAATCGCTTTATTTTGAAGATTCGGATGATGAGGACAGTCCTATCAAGAAAAAGGAGGTAGATGAGAGGAAAAAGCGCCGCAGAGATCGCTTCCGCAGACATCTGCGCAGCGGTTATTTTGATGATCAGATGATCGAAATCGAGGTAAAAGAGGACGGCAAGCAGATGTTTGAGATCTTTTCCGGAGCCGGTATGGAAGAGATGGGGATAAATATGGAGGACATGTTCGGCAGCATGCTGCCCTCACGCAGCAAAAACCGCCGGGTTACGGTCGAAAAGGCTTTAAAAATTCTCACCGAGCAGGAAGCCAGCAAGCTCATAGATACCGAAGAAGTCTCAACAGAGGCGATAAATAGAGTTGAGCAGGAAGGCATATTGTTTCTTGATGAGATAGATAAAATTGCCGGCCGGGAAAGCGACAGCGGTCCGGAGGTTTCTCGCGAGGGTGTCCAGCGCGATATACTGCCCATCGTCGAGGGGTCTACAGTGAACACAAAACACGGAAGCGTGGCCACCGACCACATTTTATTCATGGCTGCCGGAGCCTTTCATGTCGCCGATCCCAGCGATCTAATACCAGAACTTCAGGGCCGATTTCCCCTGAGGGTGGAGCTGGATAGTTTGACCGAGGAAGATTTTGTGGAGATTTTAGAACAGCCGCAAAATGCTCTCACCAAACAGTACCGGGAGCTTCTGGCTGTAGAAGATCAGGAGCTGATTTTTGAAAAATCCGCAATAGAGCAGATTGCCAGCTATGCGGCCGAGATCAATGATCAGACCGAAAATATCGGTGCCAGAAGACTTCATACTATTATGGAAAAAGTTGTCGAGGAGATCTCTTTTCAGGCTCCAGAGATGGAGGCAGGAAAGATAGAAATAGATGATGAGTACGTTCGAGAGAGCCTTGAGTCCATCGTTGAAGACCGTGATCTGAGCAGATATATTCTTTAA
- a CDS encoding phosphatidate cytidylyltransferase: protein MLIKRVGSGIAGISFLIAIVYAGSLPFFLLSALLTVVGAVEYHRLLPSKEDDNQLLLPALSLTFIFALYFSARLSSGLILAALVLFLSFFLLYILQIINFSYEGILLKLPVRFFGLIYLGGGFFFLSLLRDFSAAPLAQARALWFVLIATWASDTGAYFVGRALGRKKLAPKISPNKTIAGALGGLMLSLLLVSIYTLILGIFRPLWIPLAFLLAAVSILGDLFASCLKRDAGADDTGEIIPGHGGVLDRFDSLLFSAPSAYFLFLFLL from the coding sequence ATGCTTATCAAGCGGGTTGGAAGCGGAATCGCCGGGATTTCTTTTTTGATAGCGATAGTTTATGCAGGATCGCTGCCTTTTTTTCTGCTTTCCGCCCTGTTGACGGTGGTGGGAGCAGTTGAATATCATCGTCTGCTGCCCTCAAAAGAGGATGATAACCAGCTGCTGCTGCCGGCTTTGAGCCTTACTTTCATCTTTGCCCTTTATTTTTCCGCACGGCTCTCATCAGGGTTGATTCTGGCAGCGCTGGTCTTATTTCTCTCCTTTTTTCTGCTCTATATACTGCAGATAATAAATTTTAGCTATGAGGGCATTCTTTTGAAACTTCCCGTCCGATTTTTCGGGCTGATTTATCTGGGGGGAGGATTTTTCTTTCTCAGCCTGCTGCGGGACTTTTCTGCAGCCCCCCTGGCGCAGGCCCGAGCTCTCTGGTTTGTGCTGATAGCTACCTGGGCCAGTGACACCGGGGCTTATTTTGTAGGAAGAGCTCTGGGCAGAAAAAAGCTGGCTCCGAAAATTTCACCCAACAAGACGATCGCAGGAGCGCTGGGCGGACTTATGCTCTCCCTGCTTCTGGTTTCGATTTATACCCTGATTTTAGGCATTTTCAGGCCGCTCTGGATTCCGCTGGCTTTTCTGCTGGCAGCGGTGTCTATTCTGGGAGATCTTTTTGCCTCCTGCCTGAAAAGAGATGCGGGGGCTGATGATACCGGCGAAATAATCCCCGGCCACGGGGGCGTGCTGGATAGATTCGACAGCCTGCTTTTTTCCGCACCCAGCGCCTATTTTTTGTTCTTATTTTTATTATGA
- the uppS gene encoding polyprenyl diphosphate synthase has translation MKPPGHIAIIMDGNGRWARSRSRPRTFGHDQGVKALERTARAAADLGVEYLTVFAFSTENWARPSSEVEFLFELLQETVNEELDKLQEEEDFIIKFIGRREELSRDLKQAIERIEEVSKDNDGLRLTVAFNYGGRKEIIDAAKNHMKNFDDIQKAAAALDENTFAESFYDPGMPDVDLLIRTGGEKRISNFLLWQLIYAELYFTPTLWPDFDSEDLEKAVADFNERSRRFGRVPDEGS, from the coding sequence ATGAAGCCGCCTGGACATATTGCTATAATAATGGATGGAAACGGCCGCTGGGCCCGAAGCCGCAGCCGTCCCCGCACCTTTGGACACGATCAGGGGGTTAAGGCGCTGGAAAGGACAGCCAGAGCTGCTGCAGACCTGGGGGTGGAATATTTAACTGTTTTTGCCTTTTCCACGGAGAACTGGGCTCGACCCAGCTCCGAGGTGGAGTTTTTATTTGAACTTCTCCAGGAGACTGTCAATGAGGAACTCGATAAACTGCAGGAAGAAGAGGATTTTATCATCAAATTTATCGGCCGCAGGGAAGAGCTTTCCCGGGATTTGAAACAGGCTATCGAGAGGATTGAAGAAGTATCGAAGGATAATGATGGCCTCCGCCTGACAGTGGCCTTCAATTACGGCGGCAGAAAAGAGATAATAGATGCGGCCAAAAACCATATGAAAAATTTCGATGATATCCAAAAAGCCGCCGCAGCCCTTGATGAAAATACCTTTGCCGAAAGTTTTTACGATCCCGGGATGCCTGATGTCGACCTTCTTATCCGCACCGGAGGCGAGAAAAGAATTTCCAACTTTTTGCTCTGGCAGCTGATCTATGCCGAGCTTTATTTCACCCCGACACTCTGGCCTGATTTCGATAGTGAAGATCTTGAGAAAGCCGTTGCCGATTTCAACGAGCGTTCCCGCCGTTTTGGCCGGGTTCCTGACGAAGGGAGCTGA
- the tsf gene encoding translation elongation factor Ts, with protein sequence MADFGMDEIKKLRERTGAGVMDCKEALQEKDGEIEAAIDYLREKGMAEAASRDKVAAEGLVEVEVAEDKKTGLVCEVNSETDFVARNDEFVELVEELSGQLFESSACEVADFLEEDWDEELTVDEKIREVAASMGENIRLRRFERIETDGFLVGYLHQGGQIGTLVEVSGEEDLQAAKNIAMHIAASAPKYIDRDEVAEEDIEREKKVYREQMINEGKPEHIIDDIVEGKIDKFYTQICLLEQEYVRDPDMNVAEYLEEAGLEVENFVRYEVGEGLDTDDEDFAEEVKAQVEDK encoded by the coding sequence ATGGCAGATTTTGGCATGGATGAAATTAAAAAACTGCGAGAACGGACCGGAGCAGGAGTCATGGACTGCAAGGAAGCTCTTCAGGAGAAAGATGGAGAGATAGAAGCAGCTATAGATTACCTGCGAGAAAAAGGCATGGCCGAAGCAGCCAGCCGCGATAAGGTAGCTGCAGAGGGTCTGGTCGAGGTCGAAGTTGCCGAAGATAAAAAGACCGGTCTTGTTTGTGAGGTTAACAGCGAGACCGATTTTGTCGCCCGCAACGACGAATTCGTCGAGCTGGTAGAAGAACTTTCCGGTCAGCTTTTCGAGAGTTCGGCCTGTGAAGTCGCTGATTTTCTGGAAGAGGACTGGGATGAAGAGCTTACAGTCGATGAAAAAATCCGGGAAGTAGCAGCCAGCATGGGTGAAAATATCAGGCTCAGACGCTTTGAGCGCATTGAAACAGATGGATTTTTGGTAGGATATCTGCACCAGGGAGGCCAGATCGGCACGCTGGTCGAGGTCTCCGGCGAAGAAGATCTGCAGGCTGCCAAAAATATAGCCATGCATATAGCCGCCTCGGCTCCTAAATATATCGATAGAGACGAAGTCGCCGAGGAGGATATTGAAAGGGAAAAGAAGGTTTATCGAGAACAGATGATAAATGAGGGCAAGCCTGAACATATCATCGATGATATAGTAGAGGGAAAGATCGATAAATTCTATACGCAGATTTGCCTTCTGGAGCAGGAGTATGTTCGTGATCCCGATATGAACGTGGCCGAATATCTGGAAGAGGCAGGACTGGAGGTCGAAAACTTTGTCCGCTACGAGGTGGGCGAAGGGCTCGATACAGATGATGAGGATTTTGCCGAAGAAGTAAAAGCACAGGTTGAGGATAAATAA
- a CDS encoding chemotaxis protein CheC, with protein MADDLLKNLEEQELDALKEIGNIGAGNAATAFAQFLDRRVDMTVPSVNIIPLSEAHELTGDSAERVAGIRLKVMGDAPATILFMAGGESVERLVSMVADKDVDFEDLDEIDSSALKELVNILSGSYLNSLNKMTGFNLVQSVPEFAVDMAGAIISTTLVPVGKTSDYTMVIETQFVEGGEEIDSYLMLIPHGDSLRKILSSLGFDF; from the coding sequence TTGGCTGACGATCTGCTGAAAAACCTGGAAGAACAGGAACTAGATGCGCTGAAAGAAATAGGTAATATCGGGGCCGGCAATGCCGCTACCGCCTTCGCCCAGTTTCTCGATAGAAGAGTTGACATGACCGTTCCTTCTGTCAACATAATTCCCCTCTCTGAAGCACACGAACTGACCGGTGACAGTGCTGAGAGGGTTGCCGGGATCAGGTTGAAGGTCATGGGCGATGCTCCTGCCACCATTTTGTTTATGGCCGGAGGCGAAAGCGTGGAAAGGCTTGTCTCCATGGTGGCTGACAAGGATGTCGACTTCGAGGATCTCGATGAGATAGACTCCTCTGCCCTCAAGGAGCTCGTGAATATTTTAAGCGGTTCTTACCTCAACTCTCTCAACAAAATGACCGGTTTCAATCTCGTGCAGTCCGTACCTGAGTTTGCCGTGGATATGGCGGGAGCAATTATCAGCACCACTTTAGTTCCCGTGGGCAAGACCAGCGATTACACCATGGTTATAGAAACTCAGTTTGTCGAGGGAGGAGAGGAGATAGATAGCTATCTTATGCTGATACCTCACGGTGATTCTTTAAGGAAAATTCTTTCTTCACTGGGATTTGATTTCTGA
- the pyrH gene encoding UMP kinase has protein sequence MAEENELEQKEEETSSDRGGSSAYSRVLLKISGEALVAESGFGIEPNTIQRLAREIYNVVDKTNVELAIVVGGGNIFRGVAGSARGMDRGTADYMGMLATVINALALQDAIESLGLEVRVQSAIEMRQVAEPYIRRRAIRHLEKGRVVIFAAGTGNPYFSTDTTAALRAAEISAEAILMAKNVDGVYDSDPVVNPDAIKFEELAYIDVLNRSLEVMDSTAISLCMDNEIPLIVFGVKEDGNIVRAVKGDEIGTYVR, from the coding sequence ATGGCTGAAGAGAACGAGCTGGAACAAAAAGAGGAAGAGACCAGCAGCGACAGGGGAGGTTCGTCTGCTTACTCCCGGGTTCTGCTCAAAATCAGCGGAGAAGCTCTGGTGGCTGAGAGCGGTTTTGGAATCGAACCGAACACGATTCAGAGACTGGCCCGGGAAATCTACAATGTTGTCGATAAGACAAACGTAGAGCTGGCTATAGTTGTTGGTGGCGGAAATATTTTTAGGGGTGTAGCCGGCAGCGCCCGCGGCATGGACAGGGGAACTGCTGATTATATGGGGATGCTGGCCACAGTTATCAATGCTTTAGCCCTGCAGGATGCTATCGAGTCGCTGGGTCTGGAAGTAAGGGTTCAATCGGCAATCGAGATGCGGCAGGTGGCCGAACCTTACATCAGAAGAAGAGCAATAAGACACTTAGAGAAGGGCAGAGTGGTAATTTTTGCCGCCGGAACCGGAAATCCCTATTTTTCTACAGATACCACCGCGGCTTTGAGAGCAGCTGAGATTTCCGCTGAGGCAATATTGATGGCCAAAAATGTTGACGGCGTCTATGACTCCGATCCCGTCGTCAATCCTGATGCCATCAAATTTGAGGAGCTGGCCTATATAGACGTTCTTAACCGATCTCTGGAAGTTATGGATTCTACCGCGATTTCGCTCTGCATGGATAATGAAATTCCTCTGATAGTATTTGGAGTAAAAGAAGATGGGAATATTGTCAGAGCGGTAAAAGGGGATGAGATAGGAACATACGTCAGGTGA
- a CDS encoding chemotaxis protein CheD, whose translation MDGENIKVRMAEYGIGSSPDKIVTIGLGSCLGITLFDPRKKLGGMVHIMLPENKKNLKPAKYADTGLPLLVEEMEKKGASRRRFEAKIAGGASMFSVSENSSLDVGRRNIKKVESVLDDLNIDILGKDVGENFGRTMEFYTSTGEVIITSHQRDELSL comes from the coding sequence ATGGATGGAGAAAACATAAAGGTGAGAATGGCCGAATATGGAATAGGCAGCAGCCCGGACAAAATCGTGACCATAGGCCTGGGATCCTGTCTGGGGATTACCCTTTTCGATCCCCGGAAAAAACTGGGCGGTATGGTCCATATAATGCTGCCCGAGAACAAGAAGAATTTAAAACCGGCAAAATATGCCGATACCGGGCTTCCCCTGCTGGTCGAGGAGATGGAGAAAAAAGGCGCTTCCCGCCGGCGTTTCGAGGCTAAAATAGCCGGGGGGGCTTCCATGTTTTCTGTTTCGGAGAATTCCTCTCTGGATGTAGGTCGGCGCAATATCAAAAAGGTGGAGTCGGTTCTCGATGATTTGAATATCGATATTCTGGGAAAAGATGTCGGTGAAAATTTCGGCCGAACCATGGAGTTTTATACCAGCACCGGCGAGGTCATCATCACCTCACACCAGCGGGATGAACTCTCGCTTTAA
- a CDS encoding chemotaxis protein CheW: MVKTNSGSMEDSSTDFEEKQYIVFSAGNQDFGVEIMQTREIINMSELTDMPNSPDFIKGIVNLRGEIVPIVDLEKRLMKNDTSLSADEGRIIVVSINENLVGMQVNQVEGIIRLDTSKIGQAPDITTSVRSNFIKGVGKLEERLLIILDLVNVLTAEEVEQIEELDTE; encoded by the coding sequence ATGGTTAAAACTAACAGCGGCAGCATGGAGGACAGCTCGACTGATTTTGAGGAAAAACAGTATATAGTTTTCAGCGCTGGCAATCAGGATTTTGGCGTCGAGATCATGCAGACCAGAGAGATCATCAATATGTCCGAGCTCACCGATATGCCGAACTCACCTGATTTTATCAAGGGAATTGTAAATCTGCGCGGCGAGATAGTGCCTATAGTCGATCTGGAGAAAAGGTTGATGAAAAACGACACTTCGCTCTCCGCCGATGAAGGGCGAATTATCGTCGTATCCATCAACGAAAACCTGGTGGGCATGCAGGTAAACCAGGTGGAGGGGATCATCCGGCTTGATACTTCGAAGATAGGTCAGGCTCCGGACATCACCACCAGTGTGAGGAGCAATTTTATAAAAGGAGTCGGCAAACTGGAAGAAAGACTTTTGATAATACTGGATCTGGTCAACGTACTGACCGCTGAAGAAGTAGAACAGATCGAAGAGCTGGACACAGAATAG
- the frr gene encoding ribosome recycling factor, whose translation MIGQVEAEAEEKMQEVIEDLENEFKNIQTGRARPSLVEDIVVNYYGEKTPLNQMAKISAPEARLLVIEPWDKSVIENIEKAIMKEDLGFNPNNDGNVIRINIPKLTEERRNQLSKLASEKAEEARVSIREIRREGIEELELLEDESEISEDNYYRGEENMQELHDQYIDRIDEMLEEKKERIMEV comes from the coding sequence ATGATTGGACAGGTTGAAGCCGAAGCGGAAGAAAAAATGCAGGAGGTCATCGAGGATCTGGAAAATGAGTTCAAAAATATTCAGACCGGCAGAGCTCGACCCTCGCTGGTCGAGGATATCGTGGTTAATTATTACGGAGAAAAAACACCGCTCAACCAGATGGCCAAAATTTCCGCACCTGAAGCCAGACTTCTGGTGATCGAGCCCTGGGATAAAAGCGTGATTGAAAATATTGAGAAGGCCATTATGAAAGAAGACTTAGGTTTTAACCCCAACAATGACGGCAATGTCATCAGGATCAATATTCCCAAATTGACCGAGGAGAGAAGAAATCAGCTTTCCAAACTTGCCAGCGAAAAAGCTGAAGAAGCCCGCGTCTCAATCAGGGAAATTCGCAGGGAAGGTATCGAGGAACTCGAACTTTTAGAGGATGAAAGCGAGATATCCGAGGATAATTATTATCGTGGCGAGGAGAACATGCAGGAACTTCACGATCAATATATAGATAGGATAGATGAGATGCTGGAGGAGAAAAAAGAAAGAATAATGGAGGTTTAA